Proteins encoded in a region of the Balneolales bacterium ANBcel1 genome:
- a CDS encoding nucleoside deaminase: MNQTAGFTFPDFRFQLPGWVSSVLPAPDHIYRTDEEKMRLAIALARENVRNDTGGPFGAAVFNRDTGRLIAPGVNIVVPARWSGGHAEMVAYALAQQVLETHDLGGEDMPFCELFTSTEPCSMCLGATPWSGVRRVVCAARDEDARAAGFDEGPKPADWSDALEQRGISVARDLLREEAIRVLQDYVQRGKPIYNARQKS, from the coding sequence ATGAATCAAACTGCCGGCTTCACGTTCCCGGATTTCCGGTTTCAGCTCCCCGGGTGGGTTTCATCCGTCCTTCCCGCGCCGGATCACATCTATCGCACCGACGAGGAGAAAATGCGCCTGGCGATCGCGCTGGCCCGTGAAAATGTCCGAAACGACACTGGCGGACCTTTTGGGGCGGCTGTTTTCAACCGCGATACCGGCCGGCTGATTGCCCCCGGTGTGAATATTGTGGTTCCGGCCCGCTGGTCGGGCGGACATGCCGAGATGGTGGCGTACGCCCTGGCCCAGCAGGTCCTTGAAACGCACGACCTGGGCGGTGAAGACATGCCTTTCTGTGAGCTGTTTACCAGCACCGAACCCTGTTCCATGTGCCTGGGCGCCACACCGTGGTCGGGGGTGCGCCGCGTGGTGTGCGCCGCCCGCGACGAGGATGCCCGTGCCGCCGGCTTCGACGAAGGTCCCAAACCAGCCGACTGGTCCGACGCCCTGGAACAGCGCGGTATTTCGGTCGCCCGGGATCTGCTGCGCGAGGAAGCGATCCGGGTGCTTCAGGACTATGTACAGCGCGGAAAGCCCATCTACAACGCCCGTCAAAAATCGTAA